A part of Aspergillus flavus chromosome 1, complete sequence genomic DNA contains:
- the brlA gene encoding regulatory protein brlA, which translates to MASTCTNIDIQRKDCEPRHSEDMRTQNNLTVEVDCHSLGSNECPSMTSSFSPMDSPTPTPTSIYSQGSLASPGWQDAGSYPGHAYERHTGATPMRSAFRLAGMTSNENMGMSYGAMEAQERMPMPDFLSAYDDNVEHFWLPSDGPKTYETGTHSLPYPHTLPQCPPMVRSNYRPHAAYLPEAATNPCLSRSIFHHAERVPQSMSMGNMMPWIPQATESIAPQTIAPSQVGPVTPPPSYSEFPTSIQTFKTHSPTTPLRSCSIGTASGPDTPISRLSGGAADYLEDFQQSPPFRDGLNRLQRQPSRKMIRKQSSRQNMSLENLPSIIKQVQFKCKEPGCKGRFKRQEHLKRHMKSHSKEKPHVCWVPGCERAFSRSDNLNAHYTKTHSKRGGRNRYVATLDESSPDYDPDFRGQLTPDGLPIRGSTLDDPMPNSREYSVDGLDD; encoded by the coding sequence GCACAAACATTGACATACAACGGAAAGACTGTGAACCTCGACACAGTGAAGACATGAGAACTCAAAACAATCTCACGGTTGAAGTCGACTGCCACTCCTTGGGTTCCAACGAGTGTCCCTCGATGACTTCTAGCTTCTCGCCCATGGATTCCCCTACGCCAACCCCGACTAGCATCTATAGCCAAGGCTCACTGGCCTCACCTGGGTGGCAAGACGCCGGGTCATACCCAGGACATGCCTACGAGCGACATACTGGAGCTACGCCAATGCGGAGTGCTTTCCGTCTAGCGGGGATGACCTCAAATGAGAATATGGGTATGTCTTACGGTGCCATGGAAGCACAGGAACGCATGCCTATGCCCGACTTTCTGTCCGCTTATGATGACAACGTGGAGCACTTTTGGCTTCCTTCGGATGGGCCCAAGACCTATGAGACTGGAACACACAGCCTCCCATACCCCCACACCTTGCCCCAATGCCCTCCTATGGTTCGCAGTAACTATCGGCCACATGCCGCGTATCTGCCAGAGGCCGCCACAAATCCTTGCCTATCACGATCTATCTTCCACCATGCTGAGAGGGTGCCCCAATCCATGTCTATGGGGAACATGATGCCGTGGATCCCTCAGGCCACCGAGTCAATTGCGCCTCAGACCATTGCCCCATCTCAGGTCGGCCCGGTAACCCCACCCCCGTCCTATTCTGAGTTCCCTACGTCTATCCAGACATTCAAGACGCACAGCCCTACAACGCCACTTCGTTCATGCTCTATCGGCACCGCGTCTGGCCCCGACACGCCCATCAGCCGCTTGTCCGGTGGTGCGGCAGACTATCTGGAGGACTTCCAGCAGTCCCCACCATTCCGTGACGGCCTTAACCGCCTCCAGCGTCAACCTTCAAGAAAGATGATCAGGAAGCAATCCTCTCGCCAAAATATGTCTTTGGAGAACTTGCCCTCTATTATCAAACAGGTCCAGTTCAAGTGCAAGGAACCAGGCTGCAAAGGTCGCTTTAAGAGGCAAGAGCATTTGAAGAGACATATGAAGAGCCACTCAAAAGAGAAGCCCCATGTCTGCTGGGTACCAGGCTGCGAGCGTGCCTTCTCCCGCAGTGACAACTTGAATGCCCATTATACGAAAACACATAGCAAGCGGGGTGGTCGCAACCGATATGTCGCCACACTGGACGAGAGCAGCCCAGACTACGACCCGGACTTCCGCGGACAACTCACACCGGATGGACTCCCAATTCGCGGCTCAACGCTAGACGATCCTATGCCGAATAGCCGCGAATACAGTGTTGATGGGTTAGACGATTAA
- a CDS encoding putative GNAT family N-acetyltransferase (unnamed protein product), with the protein MASSNPPFRITPAQSAEHIEAAKALFTSYAEWLGLDLTFQDFASELQSLPGQYAAPHGELLLAYNAGEGIPIGCVAVRPLKQRSGEKQGDVQNHRGYCEMKRLYVSPEARGTGLGKALVNSIVERAKDLGYKEMRLDTLPSMVGAIQLYKRVGFVEIAPYYETPLEETLFLGLDLTQDL; encoded by the coding sequence ATGGCAAGCAGTAATCCACCATTTCGCATTACCCCGGCGCAGAGCGCAGAACATATAGAAGCAGCCAAAGCCCTTTTTACGTCGTACGCCGAATGGCTAGGCCTCGATCTTACCTTCCAAGATTTCGCCTCCGAGCTACAGTCTCTCCCTGGTCAATACGCTGCACCCCATGGGGAATTATTGCTAGCCTATAATGCCGGAGAGGGGATTCCTATCGGATGCGTGGCTGTCCGGCCTCTCAAGCAGAGGTCGGGCGAAAAACAAGGAGACGTTCAAAACCATAGAGGATACTGTGAGATGAAAAGGTTGTATGTCTCTCCCGAAGCACGGGGAACAGGACTGGGGAAAGCCTTGGTGAATTCCATCGTTGAGCGGGCGAAGGATCTCGGATATAAGGAGATGAGACTCGATACCCTTCCCTCAATGGTGGGCGCCATACAATTGTATAAGAGGGTGGGGTTCGTGGAAATAGCTCCTTATTATGAGACTCCCTTGGAGGAGACGCTCTTTCTCGGGTTGGATCTTACGCAGGATCTATAG
- a CDS encoding ribonuclease T2-like protein — MPSTPSLPSMGMLALGAMQLAAGAVFEFPSCPKDIPFSCQNSTAVADSCCFNSPGGALLQTQFWDTNPPSGPSDSWTIHGLWPDNCDGSYGQFCDKSREYSNITAILQEQGRTELLSYMKKYWPNYEGDDEEFWEHEWNKHGTCINTIEPSCYKDYSPQKEVGDYLQKTVDLFKGLDSYKALAKAGIVPDSSKTYKRSEIESALAAIHDGKKPYISCEDGALNEIWYFYNIKGNAITGEYQPIDTLTSPGCSTSGIKYLPKKSENSTASAWKFRSDKASQSVRFN; from the exons ATGCCTTCCACACCATCTCTCCCCTCCATGGGCATGCTTGCCCTTGGTGCTATGCAATTAGCAGCGGGCGCAGTGTTTGAGTTCCCGTCCTGCCCGAAGGATATTCCCTTCAGCTGTCAGAACTCGACCGCAGTAGCCGACTCCTGCTGCTTCAACTCCCCAGGAGGCGCCCTCCTGCAGACACAATTTTGGGACACAAATCCCCCAAGTGGTCCCTCCGATTCCTGGACCATCCACGGACTTTG GCCTGATAATTGCGATGGCAGCTACGGGCAATTCTGCGACAAGTCGCGCGAGTACTCGAACATCACTGCCATTCTTCAGGAGCAGGGCCGGACCGAACTTCTGTCCTACATGAAGAAATACTGGCCCAACTATGAgggcgacgatgaagaaTTCTGGGAGCACGAGTGGAACAAGCACG GTACCTGCATCAACACGATTGAACCGAGCTGTTACAAGGATTACTCCCCGCAGAAGGAAGTGGGTGATTATTTGCAGAAGACTGTAGACCTTTTCAAGGGTCTGGATAGCTACAAG GCTCTCGCCAAAGCCGGTATCGTCCCCGATTCCTCCAAGACTTACAAACGGAGTGAGATCGAATCCGCTCTTGCCGCGATCCATGACGGCAAGAAGCCCTACATCAGCTGCGAGGACGGTGCACTGAACGAGATTTGGTATTTCTATAACATCAAGGGCAATGCGATCACTGGCGAGTACCAGCCAATCGACACTC TTACGTCTCCTGGATGTTCCACCTCAGGTATTAAGTACCTGCCCAAGAAGAGCGAGAACTCCACTGCTTCAGCCTGGAAATTTCGTAGTGACAAGGCTAGCCAGTCTGTTCGCTTCAACTGA
- a CDS encoding putative Swr1p complex component, translating into MSADSATLQDLDLEDEQYDSADDEDFQVDAAQDDDALTGSDSDDEAIEPATKKRKAGNQAPEQEDPSLDSGDEATIQKAKAKKAKKQKGKDEDGDDEDDVDVDFDDEEGGPGGFVRTRAMKMRTQEERKPLARIDGATVDVDALWEKMNAPDMTLGQHSTQAEKKNDTPVEGDKGTEMRDGETPVIEEKRQASQYSEEMVKIKRTYKFAGEWITEEKIVPKDSAEAKLYMANENDVETVTAAENATDIKNTTKIRRPLRKVSRFDPNPSGFIKKSWDKQSVPQKTGEENARGPKINTVEKSRLDWAAYVDQAGIKDELRTHSKAKEGFLGRMDFLDRVGAKEEEERRNIRLKGL; encoded by the exons ATGTCGGCCGATTCAGCTACATTACAGGATCTCGACCTCGAGGACGAGCAGTATGACTCAGCCGATGACGAAGACTTCCAGGTAGACGCGGCCCAAGACGACGACGCCCTCACTGGTTCCGATAGCGACGACGAGGCCATCGAGCCCGCAACAAAAAAGCGCAAGGCGGGAAACCAAGCGCCGGAGCAGGAAGACCCCAGTCTCGACTCGGGCGACGAAGCGACGATTCAAAAGGccaaggcaaagaaggccaagaagcagaagggaAAGGACGAAGATggggacgatgaggatgatgttgatgttgattttgacGACGAGGAGGGTGGCCCTGGCGGCTTCGTTCGGACACGGGCTATGAAGATGCGAAC CCAGGAAGAGCGGAAACCTCTCGCGAGGATCGATGGAGCAACTGTCGACGTGGATGCGCtgtgggagaagatgaatgCTCCTGATATGACTTTGGGACAGCATTCTACGCAGGCtgagaaaaagaacgatACTCCGGTCGAGGGGGACAAAGGCACGGAGATGCGTGATGGTGAAACCCCCGTCATTGAGGAAAAGCGGCAAGCAAGTCAATACTcggaggagatggtgaagatCAAGCGTACCTACAAATTCGCAGGTGAATGGATTacggaagaaaagatcgTCCCCAAAGATTCAGCGGAGGCCAAGCTTTATATGGCCAACGAAAACGACGTCGAAACAGTCACCGCCGCCGAGAACGCGACGGATATCaaaaacaccaccaaaatTCGCAGGCCCCTTCGAAAGGTCTCTCGCTTCGACCCAAACCCATCCGGATTCATCAAGAAAAGCTGGGATAAGCAGTCTGTCCCACAAAAAACAGGGGAAGAGAATGCTCGTGGTCCCAAGATCAACACTGTCGAGAAGTCGCGCTTGGACTGGGCCGCGTACGTCGATCAAGCCGGCATCAAGGACGAGCTCAGAACCCACagcaaggccaaggaaggTTTCCTTGGTCGCATGGATTTCTTGGATCGCGTTGGtgccaaggaagaggaagagagaagaaacataCGTTTGAAGGGGTTGTAA
- a CDS encoding fungal-specific transcription factor domain-containing protein, giving the protein MAEYHSTCHPDHLEPLELEILHRRDAFRLPPKAVQDTLVEVFFKWVAPILPVVDRDAFLRQYESAEDSPSILLLQAMLMVASRCSTSEQRSKEYTVSPRTFYKKAKALYDAGYETNLITVVQAVVLLGAYWEGPDDLTESGIFYWSRLGIALAQELGLHDSERYTGLQPSERGLRKRIWWTLYTRDRSVAAAFGRPLHINPNYCTVEPLTESDFVEYDGNAPSEPTGEVQARFFMEYVKLCQLMDLGLCLNLSARSTQDARSAGAAQCELGLNEWLVACPPELHWRQTRHTFLSAILFSTFYTIVCQLHLLQAPFSSKESQSSAFHAASTIVSIMETLLSHNELQYSPTFIICHAVTSFVTLKHQMDASLPSLLHGIRLTLESNLELLEALAKTWPIATLFLEFFQTMTAPDQFNKLLSVAVEECHKRAIGDKQDDPEAPRRPTSFKRPKLQQVVLPQSRVVFQILARETQRRQTALLRSHGSGTASREVETTSFGSGSGATPGSADDISPGDLGDALESCEPTAVLRNLREIIRIGNSQGADNAT; this is encoded by the exons ATGGCAGAATATCACTCAACATGTCATCCCGATCATCTGGAGCCGCTTGAACTCGAAATCCTACACCGTCGAGATGCTTTTCGTCTCCCGCCTAAAGCTGTCCAGGATACGCTTGTGGAGGTATTCTTCAAATGGGTAGCGCCAATACTGCCGGTGGTAGACCGTGATGCTTTCTTGAGGCAGTATGAAAGTGCGGAAGACTCGCCGTCGATTCTACTGCTACAAGCGATGCTCATGGTTGCATCTCGATGCTCTACCAGCGAACAGAGATCAAAAGAGTATACCGTATCGCCGCGAACGTTCTATAAGAAAGCTAAGGCACTATATGATGCTGGTTATGAGACTAACCTTATAACTGTCGTTCAAGCTGTGGTATTGCTAGGTGCTTATTGGGAAGGCCCTGACG ATCTTACTGAAAGCGGGATATTCTACTGGAGTCGGCTGGGTATTGCTTTGGCACAGGAACTTGGACTACATGATAG TGAAAGGTACACTGGCCTCCAGCCATCAGAACGAGGCCTCCGCAAGCGGATATGGTGGACACTGTATACCCGCGACCGCTCCGTAGCCGCAGCGTTTGGCCGGCCATTGCATATTAATCCAAACTACTGCACGGTAGAGCCACTAACAGAGAGTGATTTTGTCGAGTATGATGGAAATGCACCATCTGAGCCGACAGGTGAAGTTCAGGCTAGGTTCTTCATGGAGTATGTTAAACTCTGCCAGCTTATGGATCTGGGTTTGTGTTTGAACCTTTCTGCAAGGTCTACTCAGGACGCTCGCAGTGCTGGGGCTGCCCAGTGCGAGCTTGGGTTAAACGAATGGCTCGTGGCCTGTCCGCCAGAGCTACATTGGAGGCAGACGCGCCATACGTTTCTGTCAGCGATACTATTTTCTACATTCTA CACAATCGTATGCCAGCTGCATCTACTACAGGCCCCGTTTTCATCCAAAGAATCCCAGAGCTCGGCTTTTCATGCTGCTTCAACCATTGTCTCAATTATGGAGACGCTTCTTTCACATAATGAGCTTCAATACTCGCCTACGTTCAT AATCTGCCACGCCGTAACGTCCTTCGTAACCTTGAAGCATCAAATGGATGCTTCATTACCATCTCTCCTACACGGTATCAGGTTGACACTGGAGTCCAATCTCGAACTACTAGAGGCCTTGGCCAAGACATGGCCCATTGCAACGCTATTCTTGGAGTTCTTCCAAACAATGACAGCCCCAGACCAATTCAACAAACTACTGTCGGTCGCTGTGGAGGAATGTCACAAACGTGCAATTGGAGACAAACAAGATGACCCCGAAGCACCTCGGAGACCAACATCCTTCAAAAGGCCAAAGCTACAGCAGGTGGTTCTTCCGCAGAGCAGGGTTGTATTTCAGATCCTGGCGCGAGAAACTCAGAGGCGACAGACTGCCTTGCTTCGGTCTCATGGGTCGGGTACTGCATCCCGTGAGGTCGAAACCACGTCATTCGGATCTGGCTCCGGCGCTACTCCCGGTAGCGCTGATGATATCTCCCCAGGCGATCTTGGGGATGCACTAGAAAGCTGCGAACCTACTGCGGTGCTGCGAAATCTTCGGGAGATTATCCGAATTGGGAATTCACAGGGGGCAGACAATGCTACCTGA
- a CDS encoding short chain dehydrogenase family protein: MTLPKPVALVVGASRGLGRQIAIDLAKNDYTVVVAAKTTSNAYETVPFPPDPNSNKSTIATVEREIKEAGGKAFAIQVDVRDVSQVENMVKETVRLAGRLDVLVYNSGAIWWSSVANTPTKRFQLMQRVNPEGLYATVQAALPEFERNAWKGRIIVVSPPIYSRFFRGKTAYAMGKVAMSVLTRGLAMDFVRQGHKDMAVTSLWPATSTESAATEVTTSKDPSRKADLRKPTVFSDAVIGILNSPAETVNGMLALDEDFLRQYCGVSDFSKYSVIPGSNPRRIMPKKLPVLEVAEQDDEGVRMDSTKLRAKI, from the exons ATGACATTACCCAAACCGGTTGCCCTAGTTGTAGGCGCCTCACGGGGCCTAGGCCGTCAAATCGCCATTGACCTAGCGAAGAACGACTACACAG TCGTCGTGGCAGCCAAAACCACATCGAATGCCTATGAAACAGTCCCTTTCCCACCAGACCCCAACTCCAACAAATCAACAATCGCCACTGTTGAGCGCGAGATCAAAGAAGCCGGTGGCAAAGCCTTCGCAATCCAGGTCGATGTCCGCGATGTCTCCCAAGTTGAGAACATGGTGAAAGAAACCGTGCGTCTCGCGGGCAGACTGGACGTCCTTGTCTACAACTCTGGGGCAATTTGGTGGTCGTCTGTCGCAAACACGCCGACGAAGCGGTTTCAGCTTATGCAGCGGGTTAACCCTGAGGGGTTGTATGCCACTGTGCAGGCGGCGCTGCCTGAATTTGAGAGAAATGCGTGGAAGGGACGTATCATTGTTGTGTCGCCGCCTATCTATTCGAGGTTTTTCAGGGGCAAGACGGCTTATGCTATGG GCAAAGTCGCGATGAGCGTTCTTACCCGAGGTCTTGCGATGGATTTTGTGAGACAGGGTCATAAGGATATGGCGGTTACCAGTCTTTGGCCAGCTACG AGCACCGAGTCAGCTGCGACGGAAGTGACTACGTCAAAAGACCCTTCTCGTAAAGCCGACCTTAGGAAGCCT ACTGTGTTCTCCGATGCCGTGATCGGCATTTTAAATTCACCAGCAGAGACCGTGAACGGAATGTTGGCGCTCGACGAGGACTTCTTGCGCCAATACTGCGGAGTCTCAGATTTCTCGAAGTACTCAGTGATCCCTGGTTCTAATCCACGACGCATTATGCCAAAGAAGCTGCCAGTGCTGGAAGTAGCCGAACAGGATGACGAGGGGGTGAGGATGGACAGTACGAAGCTGCGGGCGAAGATATAG
- a CDS encoding thioredoxin-like protein gives MGKKIECYLDCVSPYSFYAFTYLQKNAAALESLGVEIEYIPVFLGGINVGSGNKPPWTLPAKAAYSKYDGKRAQKYFGHDFEVPSWFPILSLLPQRALTYIKKHHPSQTFSAAFQSCFETMWNGQLDISKPENLATALRNVFSAQEVEKIITAAGTPEVKAELAATTERVVKELGAFGCPWFWVVNGEGKGEPFFGSDRWHFMWEFLGLPFDDLRLRARI, from the exons ATGGGCAAGAAAATCGAATGCTACCTCGACTGCG TGTCGCCATACAGCTTCTACGCCTTCACATATCTGCAGAAGAATGCTGCTGCGTTGGAGAGTCTGGGCGTTGAAATCGA atatatcccCGTCTTTCTAGGAGGAATCAATGTAGGCAGTG gaaacaaaccCCCCTGGACCCTCCCCGCCAAAGCCGCCTACTCAAAATACGACGGCAAACGAGCCCAGAAATACTTCGGTCATGATTTCGAAGTTCCCTCTTGGTTCCCGATCTTGTCGCTTTtg CCCCAACGAGCCCTAACCTACATCAAAAAGCACCACCCCAGCCAAACTTTCTCCGCAGCTTTCCAGAGCTGCTTCGAGACAATGTGGAATGGCCAATTGGACATTTCTAAGCCTGAGAATCTGGCCACGGCTCTGAGAAACGTATTTAGTGCCCAGGAAGTAGAGAAGATTATCACCGCCGCGGGAACGCCTGAGGTCAAGGCTGAGTTGGCGGCGACGACGGAGAGGGTCGTGAAGGAGTTGGGGGCGTTCGGGTGCCCGTGGTTTTGGGTGGTGAAtggggagggaaagggggaGCCGTTCTTTGGGAGTGATCGGTGGCATTTTATGTGGGAGTTTTTGGGGTTGCCGTTTGATGATTTGAGGTTGAGGGCTAGGATTTAG
- a CDS encoding major facilitator superfamily domain-containing protein, producing MVATDKPTITPRETATLPPTSSPAPSPQNGGLAAWVGVFAGFLLFFTTWGFSTAYGAFQHFYQTDLLRDSSPSKLSWIGTVNAFFLISTGVVAGPLFDRGFLIHLMIAGCFLTTLGLMMLSLSQTYYQVLLSQGFCCGIGSGLIYVPALSLVLTSFTSRRGIALGIVTCGASIGGVLFPIIFIHLQPHIGFPWTARVMGFIQLGCSCIAVPLLIATTKPKRSSPRQLIHWDALKEWNFNACGVANFLMFMAYFVPLFYVPFFASQVLETSTDMSFYLVSILNAGSAVGRLGSALLTQRLGAGLILSVSVTTSAALIFGWIGINTQASFVAFCVLFGISSGVLISANPLVIAHPVVSPSPAIIGTRMGMLWFAASLGVLIGAPIAGVIEGHGGGNEYLGLQLFSGAIMTGGGIFMMVPLLAAWRYDCHQKELE from the exons ATGGTTGCCACCGATAAGCCTACCATAACACCACGAGAGACGGCTACCTTACCTCCGACGAGTTCACCAGCTCCCTCTCCCCAAAACGGTGGCCTTGCAGCATGGGTGGGTGTGTTTGCtggctttcttttgtttttcactACCTGGGGGTTTTCGACGGCCTACGGCGCCTTCCAACACTTTTACCAGACGGATCTCTTGAGAGATAGCTCACCGTCAAAGCTATCGTGGATTGGCACTGTTAATGCCTTCTTTTTGATTTCCACTGGTGTTGTCGCTGGCCCACTGTTCGACCGGGGTTTCTTAATTCATCTAATGATTGCCGGATGCTTCTTGACTACGCTTGGCCTCATGATGTTAAGCCTTTCACAAACATACTACCAAGTGCTTTTATCCCAGGGTTTCTGCTGTGGAATCGGTAGTGGGCTCATCTATGTGCCTGCCTTGTCCCTAGTGTTAACCAGCTTTACGTCCCGCCGGGGGATTGCCCTCGGCATAGTGACCTGTGGTGCTAGTATTG GCGGGGTTCTATTTCCTATAATCTTCATACACTTGCAGCCTCACATCGGCTTCCCCTGGACGGCTCGAGTAATGGGGTTCATCCAACTAGGCTGTTCATGTATTGCGGTTCCTCTTCTCATAGCGACCACTAAGCCAAAACGCAGTTCCCCACGCCAATTAATCCATTGGGATGCGCTTAAGGAGTGGAACTTCAATGCCTGCGGGGTCGCTAATTTTCTCATGTTCATGGCCTATTTCGTACCACTATTCTATGTGCCTTTCTTTGCCTCGCAGGTACTCGAGACTTCGACAGATATGAGCTTTTATCTCGTGTCAATTCTGAATGCCGGTTCTGCCGTGGGTCGTTTAGGGTCGGCGTTGTTGACGCAAAGGCTAGGCGCTGGTTTGATCTTGAGTGTCAGTGTTACCACATCGGCGGCTTTGATTTTCGGTTGGATTGGCATCAACACTCAGGCCTCCTTCGTTGCATTTTGTGTGTTATTTGGCATCTCCTCTGGAGTTTTAATATCAGCAAATCCTTTGGTGATCGCGCATCCCGTTGTCTCGCCCAGTCCGGCTATTATTGGGACCCGTATGGGCATGCTGTGGTTTGCAGCGAGCCTGGGGGTGCTGATTGGGGCACCTATTGCGGGCGTTATCGAAGGCCATGGCGGAGGCAATGAGTACCTTGGGCTGCAGCTGTTCAGCGGTGCCATCATGACCGGCGGAGGGATTTTTATGATGGTGCCTCTACTGGCAGCTTGGCGATATGATTGCCATCAGAAAGAGCTAGAATAA
- a CDS encoding dihydroorotase, homodimeric type, whose amino-acid sequence MPLSKLQGVKLPASADFHVHLRDGDMMELVTPTIRQGGVNTVFVMPNLVPPVTTVDRALDYKKRLQAIEPNVNFLMSLYLHESVTPETIIEAKKRGVTGVKSYPAGVTTNSSSGVVDYTQFYPVFAEMERQDMVLNLHGEVPSTGDVTVLSAEERFLPTLLQLHERFPKLRIILEHCTTAAAVEAVKKCGPTVAATLVPRDKSITAHHLSIIIDNWAGDPFCFCKPVAKTPADRDALLRTAASGNPKFFFGSDSAPHPAASKRGGDKIAAGVFTQPYTTQVVLDSFEQACENGILKEEDITPEVVEGFMSKFGRQFYGIGEEQKEFITLEKKDEKIVNLLQSDKVDVVPFRRDQQTWSVSWSS is encoded by the exons ATGCCTCTCTCCAAGCTACAGGGAGTGAAGCTCCCCGCGTCGGCCGACTTCCACG TACACCTTCGCGATGGTGATATGATGGAGCTTGTTACGCCTACGATCAGACAAGGTGGTGTGAACACGGTTTTCGTCATG CCCAACCTGGTGCCGCCAGTGACAACTGTCGACCGCGCGCTCGACTACAAGAAGCGCCTGCAAGCCATTGAACCCAATGTGAACTTCCTCATGTCGTTGTACCTCCACGAGTCCGTGACCCCGGAGACCATCATCGAAGCCAAGAAGCGCGGCGTCACCGGTGTCAAGAGCTACCCAGCAGGCGTTACCACCAACTCGTCCTCTGGCGTGGTGGATTACACCCAATTTTACCCGGTCTTTGCAGAGATGGAGCGTCAGGACATGGTTCTGAATCTTCACGGAGAGGTCCCTTCCACTGGCGATGTAACTGTCTTGTCGGCGGAGGAGCGCTTCCTTCCCACCTTGTTGCAATTGCACGAGCGTTTCCCGAAGCTTCGCATTATTCTGGAGCACTGCACTACAGCGGCTGCTGTGGAAGCCGTTAAGAAGTGCGGCCCTACTGTGGCAGCAACGTTGGTCCCCCG GGATAAAAGCATTACCGCCCATCATCTTTctatcatcatcgacaactGGGCTGGAGACCCGTTCTGTTTCTGCAAGCCTGTCGCTAAAACGCCTGCGGATCGTGACGCTCTCCTGCGGACAGCAGCATCTGGCAACCCCAAATTCTTCTTCGGCTCCGATAGTGCCCCTCACCCCGCAGCCTCCAAGAGGGGCGGAGACAAAATCGCGGCGGGAGTCTTCACTCAGCCATACACAACCCAGGTCGTGCTGGACTCCTTCGAGCAGGCCTGCGAAAACGGTATCctcaaggaggaagacatCACCCCTGAGGTGGTTGAAGGCTTCATGAGCAAGTTCGGTCGCCAATTTTATGGCATTGGTGAGGAACAGAAGGAGTTTATTACCCtcgagaagaaagacgaaaaGATCGTAAACCTCTTGCAGTCGGACAAAGTGGACGTGGTCCCATTCAGACGGGACCAGCAGACATGGAGCGTGTCCTGGTCTTCATAA
- a CDS encoding putative MIND kinetochore complex component Mtw1 (Mis12 domain protein) yields the protein MDDATKSLLTEHFSYTPLSLVDDVINSINNLIYQAISSLEAGLLSTPPERLGFSHATNGSTIPDTDEDGNVVYPEARLEIEDGLHKLETLLEATVDKAFDKFEIIVLRNSFRVDDDLLGWIRLKHYEGLDLNPSPDAPTPDTIVALRKKLQETKKLNRALKQETARNDAVISQLRSILSAVKGADGATSAKQGGGSETSALPTNKDLDLSFLTESPAAKQLRVGAAVGSNTKHTPLTTNTTFILSQLPALQGLLKQLRPKLATLPKSAEATEADSKRDQRKEYIESRIRLHLERTGQLGVGSDGNPVVAGRKIDISEAQALEAVTGLLTQGDKMSE from the exons ATGGACGACGCGACAAAATCTCTGCTCACAGAGCATTTCAGCTACACTCCGCTG TCCCTTGTAGATGACGTGATCAACTCGATCAACAACCTGATCTATCAAGCTATCTCGAGTCTCGAAGCCGGTTTACTCTCCACCCCTCCTGAACGTTTGGGCTTCTCGCATGCTACCAACGGTTCGACCATCCCGGACACTGACGAGGATGGGAACGTTGTTTACCCTGAGGCGAGGCTGGAGATAGAAGATGGACTACACAAACTTGAAACCCTCCTGGAGGCGACCGTCGACAAGGCGTTCGATAAGTTCGAGATTATTGTCCTGCGAAACTCCTTTCGAGTGGACGATGACTTGCTAGGATGGATTCGGTTGAAGCATTATGAG GGCCTGGATCTGAACCCGTCCCCCGATGCACCTACCCCGGACACGATCGTTGCTCTGCGCAAAAAACTACAAGAAACCAAGAAATTGAACCGAGCATTGAAACAAGAGACCGCTCGTAACGATGCGGTCATCTCACAGCTGCGATCGATCTTATCTGCCGTTAAAGGCGCCGACGGCGCGACAAGTGCGAAACAGGGGGGTGGCTCCGAGACGTCTGCACTTCCTACGAACAAAGACTTGGACCTGTCGTTCCTGACGGAGAGTCCGGCGGCCAAGCAACTACGAGTTGGCGCTGCTGTTGGATCAAATACCAAACACACACCGCTTACCACGAATACaacttttatattatctCAACTGCCTGCCCTGCAAGGGTTACTGAAGCAGCTCCGGCCCAAGCTAGCTACTCTGCCTAAATCAGCAGAAGCCACGGAAGCAGATTCTAAACGTGACCAGAGAAAGGAATACATCGAGAGTAGAATCCGCCTGCATCTCGAACGAACTGGCCAGCTTGGGGTGGGCAGTGACGGCAATCCTGTTGTCGCCGGACGAAAGATCGATATTTCCGAAGCGCAGGCGCTCGAGGCGGTCACAGGACTGCTTACGCAAGGTGACAAAATGTCAGAATAA